One Pseudoalteromonas espejiana DSM 9414 DNA window includes the following coding sequences:
- a CDS encoding mannitol dehydrogenase family protein → MTQHQHTDALVKGLNQQSLADMPSHVDTPDYDRSKLKAGIVHIGVGGFHRAHQAVYVNELLKTPGAEQWGICGVGLLEGNRGLRDILKQQDYLYTLTVRHPNGQIDNKVIGSMIDFLFAPEDKQAVINKLAHSDTHIVSLTITEGGYNFNPVTGEFDYSNPDIINDINNPNDPITAFGYITAALKLRKEQGLDAFTVQSCDNIQHNGNVTRKMLLAFAAEQDKELSEWIATNVTFPNAMVDRITPVSKKSDIDYVVDAYGVSDEWPITCESFTQWVIEDSFCCGRPAWDNVGAQFVSDVTPYETMKIRLLNAGHSVLGLLGSVHGYGTIDETVSDPLFAKYLRAFMDKEVTPNLEQLEGIDLEIYKDTLIERFANPNIKDSLSRICSESAAKLPKFLIATINENLAQGRDVSLATLVIAAWCFYSDKETDEQGNSLEVIDAMQSELHEAAAKTATDDLAFLSLTSLFGDLNTQSAFTSHYKNNVEALYAPASKIKAIMNNVLEPKGN, encoded by the coding sequence ATGACTCAACACCAGCACACTGACGCTCTTGTTAAAGGGCTAAACCAACAGAGCTTGGCAGATATGCCAAGCCATGTAGATACACCAGACTACGACCGCAGTAAGCTAAAAGCGGGTATAGTTCATATTGGTGTGGGCGGTTTTCACCGTGCTCACCAAGCCGTGTACGTTAACGAGCTTTTAAAAACGCCAGGTGCTGAGCAGTGGGGTATTTGTGGTGTTGGCTTACTAGAAGGTAACCGTGGTCTGCGCGATATTTTAAAGCAGCAAGACTACCTTTATACGTTAACGGTAAGACACCCAAACGGGCAAATAGATAACAAAGTTATTGGCTCTATGATTGACTTTTTGTTTGCCCCAGAGGACAAGCAAGCGGTTATTAATAAGCTAGCGCATAGCGATACGCACATTGTGTCGTTAACTATTACCGAAGGCGGTTATAACTTTAACCCGGTAACGGGTGAGTTTGATTACTCAAACCCAGACATTATTAACGACATTAACAACCCGAACGACCCAATCACCGCGTTTGGTTACATTACTGCTGCGTTAAAGCTGCGTAAAGAACAAGGCCTTGATGCGTTTACAGTACAGTCGTGCGATAACATTCAGCACAACGGTAATGTAACGCGCAAAATGCTACTTGCTTTTGCAGCTGAGCAAGACAAAGAATTAAGCGAGTGGATTGCCACTAACGTTACTTTTCCTAATGCAATGGTTGACCGTATTACACCTGTGTCTAAAAAGAGCGATATTGACTACGTTGTTGATGCTTACGGTGTTAGCGATGAATGGCCAATTACATGTGAATCGTTTACTCAATGGGTTATTGAAGATTCATTTTGCTGCGGACGCCCAGCATGGGATAACGTTGGCGCACAATTTGTAAGTGACGTAACACCATACGAAACCATGAAAATTCGTTTATTGAATGCAGGCCATTCGGTACTGGGTTTACTGGGTTCTGTACATGGCTATGGCACAATTGACGAAACAGTATCAGATCCTTTATTTGCAAAGTACCTACGTGCGTTTATGGATAAAGAAGTAACGCCTAACCTAGAGCAACTAGAAGGCATTGACCTTGAAATCTACAAAGACACACTGATAGAACGCTTTGCTAACCCAAACATTAAAGACAGCTTATCGCGTATTTGTTCAGAAAGTGCAGCTAAGTTACCTAAGTTTTTAATTGCCACTATTAACGAAAACCTAGCGCAAGGCCGTGATGTATCACTTGCTACATTGGTTATTGCTGCATGGTGTTTTTACAGCGACAAAGAAACAGATGAGCAAGGCAATAGCCTTGAAGTAATTGATGCAATGCAAAGCGAGTTACATGAAGCCGCTGCTAAAACGGCTACTGATGACCTTGCATTTTTATCGCTAACAAGCTTATTTGGCGATTTAAACACGCAAAGCGCATTTACGTCTCACTACAAAAACAATGTAGAAGCGTTATACGCACCTGCGAGCAAAATTAAAGCAATTATGAATAACGTCCTTGAGCCTAAAGGTAACTAA
- a CDS encoding carbohydrate kinase family protein encodes MSILIDSKQGKDVSVSCFGEVLWDCFANDKRLGGAPLNMCVRINSLGIKADMISAVGNDELGTELLGEIKNKGVSCEYIGVNNDKKTSTVQVTLDKSGSASYEIVADTAWDNIELTDSLIEKVKASDVFVFGSLIGRSEASLATLNQLVDVANFKVFDVNLRAPHYTLDTLVDLMNKADFIKLNDEELYEIAKAMGCKFHSLEQNLAFIAEQTNTEYLCVTKGSHGALLTIKGENYYNSGYLISVVDTVGAGDSFLGSLIYQLCSSDCAQHAVDFACAVGAMVAESAGATPTLTHEQINEFMSPA; translated from the coding sequence ATGAGCATTTTAATTGATTCTAAACAAGGTAAAGACGTAAGCGTAAGTTGCTTTGGCGAAGTGCTATGGGATTGTTTTGCAAACGATAAACGTTTAGGCGGCGCACCACTTAATATGTGTGTACGTATTAACTCGCTTGGCATTAAAGCCGACATGATAAGTGCAGTAGGTAACGATGAGTTAGGTACTGAATTATTAGGCGAGATTAAAAACAAAGGCGTAAGCTGCGAATACATTGGCGTAAATAACGACAAAAAAACCAGCACAGTTCAAGTTACTCTCGATAAAAGTGGTTCAGCCAGTTACGAAATAGTAGCCGACACTGCGTGGGATAACATTGAGCTTACTGACTCGCTTATTGAAAAAGTAAAAGCCAGTGATGTATTTGTATTTGGTAGCCTAATTGGCCGAAGCGAAGCCTCACTTGCTACGTTAAACCAGTTGGTTGATGTGGCTAACTTTAAAGTGTTTGATGTAAATTTACGTGCACCGCATTACACGTTAGATACGCTAGTAGATTTAATGAACAAAGCCGACTTCATCAAATTAAACGATGAAGAGCTTTACGAAATTGCCAAAGCAATGGGCTGTAAGTTTCATTCACTTGAGCAAAATTTAGCGTTCATTGCAGAGCAAACTAACACCGAATACCTTTGTGTAACCAAAGGCAGCCACGGTGCGCTACTCACTATTAAAGGCGAAAATTACTATAACTCAGGTTATTTAATTAGCGTTGTAGATACAGTTGGCGCAGGGGATTCGTTTTTAGGTTCGTTAATTTATCAGCTTTGTAGTAGCGATTGTGCCCAGCACGCTGTTGATTTTGCTTGTGCCGTAGGCGCTATGGTTGCAGAAAGCGCCGGTGCGACACCTACATTAACGCATGAACAAATTAATGAGTTTATGAGCCCAGCTTAA
- a CDS encoding cupin domain-containing protein, with protein sequence MKIAADFSKRVVVHSEQLDWIPSPMAGVDRRPLDRVGAEVARATSIVRYAPGSEFSPHVHTGGEEFVVLEGVFQDEHGDFPQGSYIRNPPQSKHKPGSQNGCVIFVKLWQFQPQDRAHVRLQTKYMGNVPHAVFKGLAITPLYKDDFEDVSLLHFEAGANMQIRASGGAELLVLEGDIREQSDTLTKHSWLRLPINSELNITAGKQGAKVWLKLGHLTDVNKQIERVQKA encoded by the coding sequence ATGAAAATAGCTGCCGATTTTTCAAAGCGTGTCGTTGTTCATAGTGAGCAGCTTGATTGGATCCCTTCGCCAATGGCCGGAGTAGATAGGCGCCCACTTGATAGAGTAGGGGCTGAGGTTGCACGCGCTACAAGTATTGTGCGCTATGCACCAGGGAGCGAGTTTTCACCTCATGTGCACACAGGCGGCGAAGAATTTGTAGTACTAGAGGGCGTATTTCAAGACGAACATGGGGATTTCCCCCAAGGGTCTTATATTCGTAACCCACCTCAGTCAAAGCATAAGCCAGGGTCACAAAATGGCTGCGTTATATTTGTAAAGCTTTGGCAATTTCAACCACAAGATAGAGCCCACGTGCGCTTACAAACAAAGTACATGGGCAACGTGCCGCACGCTGTATTTAAAGGGCTTGCCATTACACCGCTTTATAAAGATGACTTTGAAGACGTGAGCCTATTGCACTTTGAAGCCGGTGCCAATATGCAAATTAGAGCAAGCGGAGGAGCTGAACTACTGGTGCTTGAAGGCGATATTCGTGAGCAATCAGACACACTAACAAAGCACAGTTGGTTAAGGCTGCCTATTAATAGCGAGCTTAATATAACCGCAGGTAAGCAAGGTGCAAAAGTATGGCTTAAATTAGGCCATTTAACCGATGTAAATAAGCAAATTGAGCGTGTGCAAAAGGCTTAG
- a CDS encoding STAS/SEC14 domain-containing protein has product MVHTTHGLSIGIERAGREFFLKLKAVGTLTHEDYKVITPMIDSALGEVKHPIANVLIDASELEGWELRAAWDDLKLGVRHSKEFNKIAIYGNQEWQARMAKIGNWFISGEVQYYENATAAIDWLDE; this is encoded by the coding sequence ATGGTACACACAACACATGGTTTATCTATTGGTATTGAACGCGCAGGCCGAGAATTCTTTTTAAAATTAAAAGCAGTGGGTACACTCACCCATGAAGACTATAAAGTCATTACCCCCATGATCGACTCTGCCCTTGGCGAGGTTAAACACCCTATAGCAAACGTGCTTATTGATGCCAGCGAGCTAGAAGGCTGGGAGCTTCGAGCCGCGTGGGATGATTTAAAGCTTGGCGTAAGACACTCAAAAGAATTTAATAAAATTGCTATTTATGGCAATCAAGAATGGCAAGCTCGCATGGCTAAAATAGGTAATTGGTTTATCTCAGGCGAGGTGCAATACTATGAAAACGCCACCGCCGCCATCGATTGGCTAGATGAATAG
- a CDS encoding TonB-dependent receptor domain-containing protein — protein sequence MTTHHTPLYLISALALAVSQGVHAQDEQKTKVQANKGLETIVVTGVPRRTTIMASSSSVSSLSLEQVEVSTPRSTAEAFRIIPGVRAESTGGEGNANIAVRGLPVASGGAKFLQLQEDGLPVMQFGDVAFGNADIFMRLDNTVQTIESIRGGSASTSASNAPGGIINFISKNGENESGSVSTTVGLDYDSVRTDFEYGTYLTDSVRFHVGGFVRQGEGPRETGYTSNKGGQIKANLTKDFENGYVRLYYKHLDDKSVGYLPMPMYSNGDSISGFDAQSDTPHSALFTKTVRLNGENQISSGDLRNGMNPKVDAVGFEAVFDLDNDWRIENRFRKSSISGNFNSLIPAEVGSASSIAQSIGGVGATLSNANTGAAFNDDLAMRIHTFDVTLNDFGSIVNDFKLTKSFSDDTSLTFGYFASTQNIAMSWLWNSYLMELKGDNAALLNVTAADGTEYSENGLYAYGTPYWGNCCQRDYDTEYDTRAPYVAFSTKLGDVSIDASARYDSGEARGNYAGAVTSTVDMNRDGTISIPEQNVAGIDTANASPVNYDWSYSSYSVGANYQIDPSLATFARISRGGRANADRLLFGKVRSDGSVADEDAVDEVNQFEVGVKKRFDSFSVFATAFYAETEEQNFEATSQTFFDREYEAKGIEVESTYFMDAWDFRGNFTWTDAEIAKDALTPEVVGNTPRRQADLIYSLMARYSYDKGAAGVSFIGTTDAYAQDNNDLKFDGYTQVNAFVSYDLSENLNLALNVNNLFDTVGITEAEEGSVPENDIIRARTINGRTTSVTLKYAFN from the coding sequence ATGACAACACACCACACACCTTTATATTTAATCAGTGCTTTGGCACTTGCTGTAAGCCAAGGCGTTCATGCACAAGATGAGCAAAAAACCAAAGTGCAAGCCAACAAGGGCCTTGAAACAATTGTTGTTACCGGTGTACCTCGCCGAACAACTATTATGGCGTCAAGTTCATCAGTAAGCAGTTTATCGCTTGAACAAGTAGAGGTGTCTACACCTCGCTCAACGGCTGAAGCATTTAGAATTATTCCGGGTGTTCGCGCCGAATCAACAGGCGGCGAAGGTAACGCTAACATTGCAGTGCGTGGTTTACCTGTAGCATCGGGTGGCGCTAAGTTTTTACAACTGCAAGAAGATGGCCTGCCTGTTATGCAGTTTGGTGATGTTGCCTTTGGTAACGCTGATATTTTTATGCGCCTTGATAACACAGTACAAACAATCGAATCAATTCGTGGTGGCTCGGCCTCCACCTCGGCAAGTAATGCACCTGGCGGCATTATTAACTTTATTTCTAAAAACGGCGAAAACGAATCGGGCAGCGTATCTACTACTGTTGGCCTTGATTACGACAGTGTACGCACCGACTTTGAATACGGCACCTATTTAACCGATAGCGTACGTTTTCATGTAGGTGGGTTTGTACGCCAAGGCGAAGGCCCGCGCGAAACCGGTTACACATCAAATAAAGGTGGCCAAATTAAAGCCAACCTTACCAAAGATTTTGAAAACGGCTACGTACGCCTTTACTACAAGCACCTAGACGACAAAAGCGTAGGCTACTTACCTATGCCTATGTACTCAAACGGTGATTCTATTTCAGGATTTGATGCACAATCAGATACACCGCATTCAGCCTTGTTTACTAAAACTGTGCGCTTAAATGGCGAAAACCAAATTAGCAGTGGCGACTTACGCAATGGCATGAACCCTAAAGTAGATGCGGTAGGCTTTGAAGCCGTATTTGATTTAGATAACGATTGGCGTATAGAAAACCGTTTTCGTAAATCATCAATTAGCGGCAACTTCAACTCGCTAATCCCTGCAGAGGTAGGCAGTGCATCATCTATTGCACAAAGTATTGGCGGTGTTGGTGCAACACTTAGCAACGCAAATACCGGTGCAGCATTTAACGATGACCTTGCGATGCGTATTCACACCTTTGATGTAACGCTTAACGACTTTGGCTCTATTGTTAACGACTTTAAACTAACTAAATCGTTTAGTGATGACACTAGCCTAACCTTTGGTTACTTTGCCTCTACGCAAAACATTGCAATGTCTTGGTTATGGAACTCATACTTAATGGAGCTTAAAGGCGACAACGCAGCGCTTTTAAATGTAACGGCTGCCGATGGCACTGAATATTCAGAAAATGGTTTATATGCTTATGGCACACCTTACTGGGGTAACTGTTGTCAGCGCGATTACGACACAGAGTACGATACTCGTGCCCCATATGTTGCGTTTTCAACAAAGCTTGGCGATGTAAGCATTGATGCCAGCGCCCGCTACGACAGCGGTGAAGCACGCGGTAATTACGCAGGTGCCGTAACCTCAACAGTAGATATGAACCGCGATGGCACTATTTCTATTCCTGAACAAAACGTAGCTGGTATTGATACAGCTAACGCAAGCCCAGTAAATTACGATTGGAGCTACTCATCTTATTCTGTGGGTGCTAACTACCAAATTGACCCAAGCCTTGCTACGTTTGCACGTATTAGTAGGGGCGGACGTGCCAATGCTGACCGTTTATTATTTGGTAAAGTGCGCAGTGACGGCAGCGTAGCCGATGAAGATGCAGTAGATGAAGTAAACCAGTTTGAAGTAGGCGTGAAAAAACGTTTTGATTCGTTCTCAGTATTTGCAACGGCTTTTTACGCAGAAACAGAAGAGCAAAACTTTGAAGCAACATCGCAAACCTTTTTCGACCGCGAATACGAAGCTAAAGGTATTGAAGTTGAGTCAACTTACTTTATGGATGCGTGGGACTTTAGAGGTAACTTTACCTGGACCGATGCTGAAATTGCAAAAGATGCGCTAACCCCTGAAGTTGTAGGTAACACACCACGTCGTCAAGCGGATTTAATTTATTCACTAATGGCGCGTTACAGCTACGATAAAGGCGCGGCGGGAGTAAGCTTTATTGGTACAACTGATGCTTACGCTCAAGATAATAACGATCTTAAGTTTGACGGCTACACGCAAGTAAATGCGTTTGTAAGTTACGACTTATCAGAAAACTTAAACCTTGCGCTTAATGTAAACAACCTATTCGATACAGTGGGTATTACAGAAGCTGAAGAAGGATCAGTACCTGAAAACGACATTATTCGTGCCCGTACAATTAACGGCCGTACTACGTCGGTTACTTTAAAATACGCTTTTAACTAA
- a CDS encoding carbon starvation CstA family protein: MIIFFICITILILGYKFYSPFVEKQAGMDTTVDTPQKRFSEGVDYVAIHPVRAFLIQFLNIAGVGPIFGPILGALYGPVALVWIVLGNVLGGAVHDFFSGVMSIKEDGKSLPEIAGHYYNVVFKGFMLVFTAMLLFFVGVVFIMSPAGLLSNLDVFEGTFLANNTFWVLAILAYYFLATLLPIDKIITKFYPLFGLLMIVMTTLIAGALLLDAPHLPVAGDFLAYFEADHAHDFLEPNPDGLPTWPLLFITITCGAISGFHSTQAPIIARCLTNEKYVRPVYYGAMMCEGIVGCVWALAGIAAFPEGYAGLKALLDQGGPGLVVNHVANSYLGVMGGIMAIIAVAVFPITSGDTAFRSLRLTVVDAFNIPQSLRNRLLLAIPILTIAFFMTKLDFSVIWRYFAFSNMLLSTSVLWLATKYLFDRRAFHWITSVPAVIATGVTISYIMTAAIGFNLSAGLGKPIGAAVVIIGLIALVFVHSKHKKLDVA; encoded by the coding sequence ATGATCATCTTTTTTATCTGCATCACAATTTTAATACTGGGATATAAGTTTTATAGCCCATTCGTTGAAAAACAAGCAGGTATGGACACAACAGTTGATACACCGCAAAAACGCTTTAGCGAAGGTGTTGACTATGTAGCCATTCACCCTGTGCGTGCATTTTTAATTCAGTTTTTAAATATTGCCGGCGTAGGCCCAATATTTGGCCCAATTTTAGGTGCGCTTTACGGCCCAGTTGCCTTAGTGTGGATTGTGCTAGGTAACGTATTAGGTGGTGCGGTACACGACTTCTTCTCGGGTGTGATGAGCATTAAAGAAGATGGTAAAAGCTTACCAGAAATAGCAGGCCATTATTACAACGTAGTATTTAAAGGCTTTATGCTGGTATTTACTGCCATGCTGTTATTTTTTGTAGGCGTTGTATTTATTATGAGCCCAGCGGGCTTATTAAGTAACCTAGATGTGTTTGAAGGCACTTTTTTAGCTAACAATACATTTTGGGTTTTGGCCATTTTAGCTTACTACTTTTTAGCAACGTTACTGCCAATTGATAAAATTATCACTAAATTTTACCCATTATTTGGTTTATTAATGATAGTAATGACCACGCTAATTGCTGGTGCGTTATTACTTGATGCACCACACTTGCCGGTAGCTGGCGACTTTTTAGCGTACTTTGAAGCCGACCACGCGCACGACTTTTTAGAGCCAAACCCAGATGGCTTACCAACGTGGCCGTTACTATTTATTACCATTACTTGTGGTGCTATTAGTGGCTTCCACTCTACGCAAGCGCCTATTATTGCTCGTTGTTTAACAAACGAAAAATACGTGCGTCCAGTATATTATGGCGCCATGATGTGTGAAGGCATTGTAGGTTGTGTGTGGGCACTTGCTGGTATTGCTGCATTCCCAGAAGGTTACGCTGGCTTAAAAGCATTGCTTGACCAAGGTGGCCCTGGCTTAGTGGTTAACCACGTAGCAAATAGTTACTTAGGTGTAATGGGCGGTATTATGGCGATTATTGCTGTTGCGGTATTCCCAATTACATCAGGCGATACAGCGTTTCGTTCACTGCGTTTAACGGTTGTAGATGCCTTTAATATTCCGCAAAGTTTACGTAACCGTTTATTGTTAGCCATTCCTATTTTAACAATTGCGTTCTTTATGACTAAATTAGATTTCTCAGTGATTTGGCGCTACTTTGCGTTTTCAAACATGTTGCTTTCAACAAGCGTACTATGGCTTGCTACTAAGTACTTGTTTGATAGACGTGCCTTTCATTGGATCACAAGCGTACCTGCTGTAATTGCAACGGGCGTTACTATTTCGTACATAATGACCGCTGCAATTGGCTTTAACTTATCTGCTGGTTTAGGTAAACCAATTGGTGCTGCGGTAGTAATTATTGGCTTAATTGCTTTAGTGTTTGTACACTCTAAACATAAAAAGTTAGATGTAGCATAA
- a CDS encoding carbohydrate kinase family protein codes for MTKLLCLGELLIDMLPQDAHNSAYLPIPGGAPANVAVGYAKLGGEAAFCGGRGDDHFANQLTNALAQYNVNTDYLFTIAGSQTAMVIVSLDETGERSFGFYRHNTADVLLTQAHLAHINWQNISTLHFCSNTLTDPAIANTTVKALELAKTHNKLVSFDVNLRYSLWENTHDIASNVQACYHYCDIVKLSRDELNFLAKHSETSGDDYIQTLLNTGVKLVFLTDGPEPAKVYHSAFTLNEAAPKINAVDTTSAGDAFIAGVLYYLNNLGSNLVLADKLNDETCIKDALHFALKCGSKACLAKGAFPALPVLADVI; via the coding sequence ATGACCAAACTCCTGTGCTTAGGCGAGCTATTAATTGATATGCTGCCACAAGATGCCCATAACTCAGCATATTTACCAATCCCCGGTGGTGCACCTGCAAATGTTGCTGTTGGCTATGCAAAACTCGGCGGTGAAGCTGCATTTTGTGGTGGTAGAGGTGACGATCATTTTGCCAATCAATTAACGAATGCACTGGCACAATACAATGTAAACACAGACTATTTATTTACCATTGCGGGCTCACAAACCGCTATGGTAATAGTCAGCCTTGATGAAACAGGCGAGCGCAGTTTTGGCTTTTATCGACATAACACGGCCGATGTATTATTAACCCAAGCGCATTTAGCGCATATAAATTGGCAAAATATAAGCACTCTTCACTTTTGTTCAAACACCCTAACCGACCCTGCCATAGCCAACACAACGGTTAAAGCACTAGAACTTGCAAAAACGCATAATAAGCTCGTTAGTTTTGACGTTAATTTACGCTACAGCTTGTGGGAAAACACCCATGATATAGCAAGCAATGTACAAGCTTGTTACCACTATTGCGACATAGTTAAGCTTTCGCGCGATGAACTTAATTTTTTAGCAAAACATAGTGAAACATCGGGCGATGATTACATTCAAACATTATTAAATACGGGGGTAAAACTGGTGTTTTTAACCGATGGCCCAGAGCCTGCCAAGGTTTACCACAGCGCATTTACACTTAACGAGGCTGCACCAAAAATAAACGCCGTAGATACAACAAGCGCGGGTGATGCTTTTATAGCGGGGGTTTTATACTACTTAAATAACTTAGGGAGTAATTTAGTGCTGGCAGATAAACTAAATGATGAAACCTGCATAAAAGATGCTCTGCATTTTGCGCTTAAATGTGGCTCTAAAGCGTGCTTAGCTAAAGGCGCTTTTCCGGCATTACCAGTGCTAGCTGATGTAATATAA
- a CDS encoding nuclear transport factor 2 family protein → MKHVLALFVLLIFSTSIHAKDNTIFTPVSDLFLAVSNFDHAKMRAAVDDSFLLLEHGEVWTIDDFVNVVKPADYIRTNYFSVINSRVEGNVAFINYWNKANFKTPIKTVTFIG, encoded by the coding sequence ATGAAACATGTACTTGCCCTTTTTGTATTACTCATATTTTCTACATCAATACATGCAAAAGACAACACTATATTTACGCCCGTAAGCGATTTATTTTTAGCTGTTTCTAACTTTGATCACGCAAAAATGCGCGCAGCCGTTGACGATTCATTTCTACTTTTAGAGCACGGTGAAGTGTGGACCATTGATGACTTTGTAAATGTTGTTAAGCCCGCTGATTACATCAGAACGAATTATTTTAGTGTTATAAATTCGCGTGTAGAAGGAAACGTTGCGTTTATTAATTACTGGAATAAAGCCAATTTTAAAACGCCGATAAAAACGGTGACATTTATTGGTTAG
- a CDS encoding purine-cytosine permease family protein — translation MASSPHTQTFKDVNEEQLPVANHKLHGWKHFAGLYAGEHVAATEFVIGATFVALGASTIDILLGLLIGNLLAMCSWWLITSPIAVETRLSLYNYLNKIAGNSMTKLYNWANVVIFSVISAAMITVSATAVRFLFDIPAQLDWYPNSLAFVAIVLSVGSIVVFVAMYGFSTVADFSKICAPWLFVIFIAGSFALFPELSNHVLGVTSLTGFDDFMAIGDSSIWTGTNADGEKGIGLLEVIGFAWAANSITHFGLIDMAIFRFAKRKSYGLFSGVGMFFGHYIAWISAGIMGAGVAVLLKTTISSLDPGDVAYHALGWTGFVIVIIAGWTTANANLYRAGLAAQSIFVDKSRERTTAIVGVVTVIIACFPFVFSQMLPLLTYAGLLVVPVGGIVFAEHVLFPKIGLTRYWAKYKNITRSVPAIASWALALVFGFGLNAIDVMSFYYLFIPTWFFTIVVYTLLAKKYGAGEDYTKEIAAEEQEQQDIKEYQAELAKNVQAPVVDNSMLTKVLNGVSTVSLLIIFGFASQVMFFSDSMSIYAGNKSQFEIACFICTIIYFATAYWSLLRHKALNTAS, via the coding sequence ATGGCATCAAGTCCACACACACAAACATTTAAAGATGTTAACGAAGAGCAACTTCCTGTTGCTAATCATAAGCTTCACGGTTGGAAGCACTTTGCTGGTTTATACGCTGGTGAACACGTTGCTGCAACCGAGTTTGTTATTGGTGCAACCTTTGTTGCATTAGGCGCATCAACCATCGACATTCTATTAGGTTTATTAATTGGTAACCTATTAGCTATGTGTTCTTGGTGGTTAATTACCTCGCCAATTGCGGTAGAAACACGTTTAAGTTTATACAACTACCTAAACAAAATTGCTGGTAACTCAATGACCAAGCTCTATAACTGGGCAAACGTGGTCATATTTAGTGTTATATCCGCCGCCATGATCACCGTATCGGCTACAGCCGTCAGGTTTTTATTTGATATACCCGCCCAGCTTGATTGGTACCCTAACAGCCTAGCATTTGTAGCCATTGTTTTATCGGTTGGCTCAATTGTTGTGTTTGTAGCTATGTATGGCTTTTCTACGGTTGCTGATTTTTCTAAAATTTGTGCGCCGTGGTTGTTTGTTATTTTTATAGCAGGCTCGTTTGCGTTATTCCCAGAGCTTTCTAACCATGTATTAGGAGTCACCTCGCTAACAGGGTTTGATGACTTTATGGCGATAGGGGATTCATCAATCTGGACTGGTACAAATGCTGATGGCGAAAAAGGCATTGGCTTATTAGAAGTGATTGGTTTTGCATGGGCTGCAAACTCTATTACCCACTTTGGCTTAATTGACATGGCAATCTTTAGATTTGCTAAACGTAAAAGCTACGGTTTGTTTTCAGGCGTAGGTATGTTTTTTGGTCATTACATTGCATGGATCTCTGCTGGTATTATGGGCGCAGGTGTTGCGGTATTACTTAAAACAACTATTTCATCACTTGATCCGGGTGATGTTGCTTACCACGCATTAGGCTGGACGGGTTTTGTCATTGTAATTATTGCTGGCTGGACGACAGCTAACGCTAACCTTTACCGTGCAGGCCTTGCAGCACAGTCTATTTTTGTTGATAAATCGCGTGAACGTACAACCGCTATTGTAGGTGTTGTAACCGTTATAATTGCGTGTTTCCCGTTTGTATTTTCGCAAATGTTACCACTGCTTACTTACGCAGGATTATTAGTAGTGCCTGTGGGCGGTATTGTATTTGCTGAGCATGTTTTATTTCCTAAAATTGGTTTAACCCGTTACTGGGCTAAATACAAAAACATTACCCGTAGCGTGCCGGCTATTGCCTCTTGGGCGCTAGCACTTGTGTTTGGCTTTGGCTTAAATGCAATTGATGTAATGTCGTTTTATTACTTATTCATCCCTACTTGGTTCTTCACTATTGTTGTTTACACGCTGCTTGCTAAAAAATATGGCGCGGGTGAAGACTACACCAAGGAAATTGCTGCAGAAGAGCAAGAGCAGCAAGACATTAAAGAATACCAAGCAGAGCTTGCTAAAAATGTTCAAGCGCCAGTGGTTGATAACTCAATGCTTACAAAAGTATTGAATGGCGTGTCTACTGTTTCGTTACTTATTATTTTTGGCTTTGCCAGCCAAGTAATGTTTTTTAGTGACAGCATGAGCATTTACGCAGGTAACAAATCTCAGTTTGAAATTGCATGTTTTATTTGCACCATTATTTATTTTGCAACCGCTTACTGGTCGCTATTGCGCCATAAAGCACTGAATACTGCATCTTAA